From the genome of Meles meles unplaced genomic scaffold, mMelMel3.1 paternal haplotype, whole genome shotgun sequence, one region includes:
- the LOC123936308 gene encoding DNA polymerase epsilon subunit 4-like: MAAAAGSGTPREEEGPSGEAAATQPQAPRSAAGAPLSRLPLARVKALVKADPDVTLAGQEAIFILARAAELFVETIAKDAYCCAQQGKRKTLQRRDLDNAIEAVDEFAFLEGTLD; encoded by the coding sequence ATGGCGGCGGCGGCTGGGAGCGGGACGCCCCGGGAGGAGGAGGGGCCCAGCGGGGAGGCGGCTGCTACGCAGCCCCAAGCCCCGAGGAGCGCGGCCGGGGCTCCTCTCTCCAGGCTGCCTTTAGCGCGAGTGAAGGCTTTGGTGAAGGCAGACCCCGATGTAACCCTCGCGGGACAGGAAGCCATCTTCATTCTGGCACGAGCCGCGGAACTGTTTGTGGAGACCATTGCAAAAGATGCCTACTGCTGTGCTCaacaaggaaagaggaaaaccCTCCAGAGGAGAGATTTGGATAATGCAATAGAAGCTGTGGATGAATTTGCTTTTTTGGAAGGAACTTTGGATTGA